In Streptomyces sp. NBC_00569, a single genomic region encodes these proteins:
- a CDS encoding SAM-dependent methyltransferase encodes MGEITPPPADRIDISKPHPARVYDWFLGGKDNYPVDEELGRQIVALEPQSKYAAQHNRWFMQRATRYLAGAAGARQFLDIGSGIPTEPNLHRIAQGAAPDARVVYVDNDPIVLAHAGALLHGTPEGRTEYLSADVREPEKILELAATILEFDRPVTLSLIALLYFVPDSDGAHDLVRTLMDALPPGSHLVLSQLAGDFDPERTREAVAMYAAGGVTLVPRSREEMGRFFDGLDLLEPGIVWLPDWHAELGVDEVRNGSPVPLYAGVARKP; translated from the coding sequence ATGGGGGAGATCACGCCGCCGCCCGCCGACCGGATCGACATCAGCAAGCCGCATCCCGCACGGGTCTACGACTGGTTCCTGGGCGGCAAGGACAACTATCCGGTCGACGAGGAACTCGGCCGCCAGATCGTGGCCCTCGAACCGCAGTCCAAATACGCGGCCCAGCACAACCGCTGGTTCATGCAGCGCGCCACACGGTATCTCGCCGGGGCGGCCGGGGCGCGCCAGTTCCTGGACATCGGCAGCGGCATCCCCACCGAGCCCAACCTCCACCGCATCGCCCAGGGCGCAGCGCCGGACGCCCGTGTCGTGTACGTGGACAACGACCCGATCGTGCTCGCCCACGCGGGGGCACTCCTGCACGGCACCCCGGAGGGCCGCACCGAATACCTCTCGGCGGACGTGCGGGAACCGGAGAAGATCCTCGAACTCGCCGCGACCATCCTGGAGTTCGACCGTCCGGTGACGCTGTCGCTCATCGCGCTGCTCTACTTCGTCCCGGACTCGGACGGCGCCCACGACCTCGTACGCACCCTGATGGACGCGCTGCCGCCGGGGAGCCACCTGGTCCTGTCGCAGCTCGCGGGCGACTTCGATCCGGAGCGGACGCGGGAGGCCGTGGCGATGTACGCGGCGGGCGGGGTGACGCTCGTGCCGCGCTCGCGCGAGGAGATGGGCCGCTTCTTCGACGGGCTCGACCTGCTGGAACCCGGGATCGTGTGGCTGCCGGACTGGCACGCGGAGCTCGGCGTGGACGAGGTCAGGAACGGTTCGCCGGTTCCGCTGTACGCGGGGGTGGCACGCAAGCCGTAA
- a CDS encoding SPFH domain-containing protein, with the protein MADIKRRFGLHHLRSAPTAHIRHHKRGALAHDGTGLSFWFRALSAALSEVPVDDRELAVTFHARTADFQDVAVQASVTYRISDPSLAAARLDFSLDPDTGAWRGTPLEQLSALLTETAQQHALDVLARTPLAEALADGVTAVRERIAAGLAAEPRLPATGVEVVTVRVVALRPEPEVERALRTPARERIQQEADRATYERRAVAVERERAIAENELGSRIELARQEEQLVEQRGTNARREAEENAAADAVRAEAEAARAVRLAGGEAEAARAVGEARAHAQEAWLRVHSEVDAATLHALAATQLAQNVPRIENLTLSPDVLTGLLARLGHDRGERP; encoded by the coding sequence ATGGCCGACATCAAGCGACGCTTCGGGCTGCACCATCTGCGCTCCGCGCCCACCGCCCACATCCGTCACCACAAGCGCGGCGCACTCGCCCACGACGGCACGGGCCTGAGCTTCTGGTTCCGGGCGCTGAGCGCGGCACTGTCCGAAGTTCCGGTTGACGACCGGGAGTTGGCGGTCACGTTCCACGCGCGGACCGCCGACTTCCAGGACGTCGCCGTGCAGGCCTCGGTGACGTACCGGATCAGCGACCCCTCGCTCGCCGCCGCCCGGCTCGACTTCTCGCTCGACCCCGACACCGGCGCCTGGCGCGGCACTCCCCTGGAGCAACTCTCCGCCCTGCTCACGGAGACGGCGCAGCAGCACGCACTGGACGTCCTGGCGCGCACCCCGCTCGCGGAGGCCCTCGCCGACGGCGTGACGGCGGTGCGCGAACGGATCGCGGCGGGTCTCGCCGCCGAGCCCAGGCTGCCCGCCACCGGCGTGGAGGTCGTCACCGTGCGCGTCGTGGCGCTGCGCCCCGAACCCGAGGTGGAACGGGCGCTGCGCACGCCGGCCAGGGAGCGGATCCAGCAGGAGGCCGACCGGGCGACGTACGAGCGGCGCGCGGTGGCGGTCGAACGGGAGCGTGCCATCGCCGAGAACGAGCTGGGCAGCCGCATCGAACTGGCCCGGCAGGAGGAACAGTTGGTCGAGCAGCGCGGCACGAACGCGCGCCGCGAGGCCGAGGAGAACGCGGCGGCGGACGCGGTACGCGCCGAGGCGGAGGCCGCGCGGGCGGTGCGCCTGGCCGGCGGTGAGGCGGAGGCGGCGCGCGCGGTCGGCGAGGCGCGGGCGCATGCGCAGGAGGCGTGGCTGCGGGTCCACTCCGAGGTCGACGCCGCGACGCTGCACGCCCTCGCCGCCACGCAACTGGCACAGAACGTGCCGAGGATCGAGAACCTGACCCTCTCCCCCGACGTGCTCACGGGCCTGCTCGCCCGGCTCGGCCACGACCGGGGTGAACGACCGTGA
- a CDS encoding aspartate aminotransferase family protein — translation MTRLSEHLRQATPVVAERGEGVHLYGTDGRRYLDFTAGIGVTSTGHCHPRVVAAAQEQVATLIHGQYTTVLHRPLQRLVEKLGSVLPEGLDSLFFANSGSEAVEAAMRLARQATGRPNIVVAHGGFHGRTVAAASLTTSGTKIRTGFGPLMAGVAITPFPNAYHYGWDEETATRFALREFDHLLQTVSDPDDTAAILVEPVLGEGGYVPANSAFLQGLRERADRHGILLVLDEVQTGVGRTGRFWGHDHFGVRPDILITAKGLASGFPLSGIAAPEALMHKARPGSQGGTYGGNAVACAAAVATLEVVEEEGLVANAAAMGARLRSGLEDVAAKTEAIGDVRGLGLMLASEFTTPDGEPDAATAVRAQQAAADEGLLLLLCGPWGNVVRMIPALVVDEGQIDDGLRAWAAAVETATATR, via the coding sequence ATGACGCGACTGTCCGAGCATCTGCGCCAGGCCACCCCCGTCGTCGCCGAACGCGGGGAAGGCGTCCATCTCTACGGCACCGACGGCCGCCGCTATCTGGACTTCACGGCCGGGATCGGCGTCACCAGCACCGGCCACTGCCACCCACGCGTGGTCGCCGCCGCCCAGGAGCAGGTGGCCACCCTCATCCACGGCCAGTACACGACCGTCCTGCACCGGCCCCTCCAGCGCCTCGTCGAGAAGCTGGGATCCGTTCTCCCCGAAGGACTCGACAGCCTCTTCTTCGCCAACTCCGGCAGCGAGGCCGTCGAGGCGGCCATGCGGCTCGCCCGGCAGGCCACCGGCCGGCCCAACATCGTCGTCGCGCACGGCGGCTTCCACGGCCGCACCGTCGCCGCCGCCTCCCTCACCACGTCCGGCACGAAGATCCGTACCGGCTTCGGACCGCTGATGGCGGGCGTCGCCATCACCCCCTTCCCGAACGCCTACCACTACGGCTGGGACGAGGAGACCGCGACGCGATTCGCGCTGCGCGAGTTCGACCACCTCCTCCAGACCGTCTCCGACCCGGACGACACCGCCGCGATCCTCGTCGAACCCGTCCTCGGCGAAGGCGGCTACGTCCCCGCCAACTCCGCTTTCCTGCAAGGACTCAGGGAGCGCGCCGACCGCCACGGGATCCTTCTCGTCCTCGACGAGGTGCAGACCGGCGTCGGCCGCACCGGACGCTTCTGGGGCCACGACCACTTCGGCGTACGCCCCGACATCCTCATCACCGCCAAGGGCCTCGCGAGCGGCTTCCCGCTCTCCGGGATCGCCGCCCCCGAGGCGCTGATGCACAAGGCGCGGCCCGGCTCGCAGGGCGGCACCTACGGCGGCAACGCCGTCGCCTGCGCGGCCGCCGTCGCCACCCTGGAAGTCGTCGAGGAGGAAGGGCTCGTCGCCAACGCGGCCGCCATGGGCGCCCGCCTGCGCTCCGGCCTGGAGGACGTCGCCGCGAAGACGGAGGCGATCGGCGACGTACGGGGACTCGGCCTGATGCTCGCCAGCGAGTTCACCACCCCGGACGGGGAACCCGACGCGGCGACCGCCGTACGCGCCCAGCAGGCCGCCGCCGACGAGGGACTGCTGCTCCTGCTCTGCGGACCCTGGGGCAACGTCGTGCGGATGATTCCCGCGCTCGTCGTCGACGAGGGGCAGATCGACGACGGCCTGCGGGCCTGGGCCGCGGCCGTGGAGACCGCGACGGCGACCCGCTGA
- a CDS encoding ROK family transcriptional regulator — translation MAGARGHDLAALRGLNTGVVLRALRRESPQTVSQLTGATGLSRPTVEALVDELVAQGWIAEAGAPAAGRTPGRPARRLRFRSEAGHVVGVDIGLRKIVLVLARLDGEVVARERQDIAAELSGAERIELLRGRLRRFLADRNLRAEAVWAIGIGVPGMVDDTGRIRSVIVPEWTDLDLARRLADDFPCRILVENDVNLAVLAEHWQGAATLADDVACVLVGRRISCGLMINGTLHRGRRGGAGELGILPQLGLDAAEKWLAWDGERLPGESETDALARAVRAGDAEARAVLDGYLAGVAPGIAALVLALDPELLVLSGALAPVGEALGPLLTEQLRPLTLHVPRIAVSALGREGVALGAVRRALDALDPHLPYEVGPLRPTPAP, via the coding sequence ATGGCTGGGGCACGGGGGCACGACCTCGCGGCGTTGCGCGGGCTCAACACGGGTGTGGTGCTGCGGGCACTGCGCCGGGAGAGTCCGCAGACCGTCAGCCAGCTGACGGGTGCGACCGGGCTGTCACGGCCCACGGTCGAGGCGCTGGTCGACGAGCTCGTCGCGCAGGGCTGGATCGCCGAGGCGGGCGCTCCGGCCGCCGGGCGCACCCCCGGCCGCCCGGCCCGTCGGCTGCGTTTCCGGTCCGAGGCCGGGCATGTCGTCGGCGTCGACATCGGACTGCGCAAGATCGTGCTGGTGCTCGCGCGGCTGGACGGCGAGGTCGTCGCGCGTGAACGGCAGGACATCGCCGCGGAGTTGAGCGGCGCGGAACGGATCGAGCTGCTGCGCGGGCGGCTGCGGCGCTTCCTCGCCGACCGGAATCTGCGGGCCGAGGCCGTCTGGGCCATCGGCATCGGCGTGCCCGGCATGGTCGACGACACGGGCCGGATCCGGTCGGTGATCGTCCCGGAGTGGACCGACCTGGATCTCGCGCGCCGCCTCGCCGACGACTTCCCGTGCCGGATCCTCGTCGAGAACGACGTGAATCTCGCGGTGCTCGCCGAGCACTGGCAGGGCGCGGCGACACTCGCGGACGACGTGGCCTGCGTGCTCGTCGGGCGGCGCATCTCCTGCGGCCTGATGATCAACGGCACATTGCACCGCGGGCGGCGCGGCGGCGCGGGCGAGCTGGGCATCCTGCCCCAGCTCGGCCTGGACGCCGCGGAGAAGTGGCTGGCGTGGGACGGCGAGCGGCTCCCGGGCGAGTCCGAGACGGACGCCCTCGCGCGCGCCGTGCGGGCCGGGGACGCCGAAGCGCGCGCCGTGCTCGACGGCTATCTCGCCGGGGTCGCCCCGGGTATCGCCGCGCTCGTTCTCGCCCTGGATCCCGAGCTCCTGGTCCTCTCCGGCGCGCTCGCCCCGGTCGGCGAGGCACTCGGGCCCCTGCTCACGGAGCAGCTGCGGCCGCTGACGCTGCACGTGCCGCGCATCGCGGTCAGCGCGCTCGGCCGTGAGGGCGTGGCCCTCGGCGCGGTAC
- a CDS encoding NAD-dependent succinate-semialdehyde dehydrogenase, protein MTTTHPTPRVVEDVPKQLLIGGRLQDAAGGRTFSVDNPATGESLCEVADAGPDDGRRAAEAAAAAQESWAATAPRARSEILRRAYEIIIARTDDLALLMTLEMGKPLAEARGEVTYAAEFFRWFSEEAVRIEGGFAPSPDGRSRHLIMRRPVGPCLLVTPWNFPLAMGTRKIGPAVAAGCTMVLKPAPQTPLCTLALAGILTEAGLPDGVLNVVTTTDAGALVEPLLRGGIIRKLSFTGSTQVGRILLAQCADTVVRTSMELGGNAPLIVFDDADLDTAVEGAMVAKMRNMGEACTAANRIFVHSSVADEFASRLAARMSALTVGPGTEPGTNVGPLIDAAGRDKVDRLVRDAVDRGAKVLTGGELPGGEGYFYPPTVLVRVPRDAGLTGTEIFGPVAALSTFDDEDDVVRAANDTEWGLVSYLFTRDLDRALRVGERLETGMVGLNTGLVSNPAAPFGGVKQSGIGREGGRVGIDEFLEYKYLAIPAPGQ, encoded by the coding sequence ATGACTACGACCCACCCCACGCCCCGAGTCGTCGAGGACGTCCCCAAGCAGCTCCTCATCGGCGGCCGCCTCCAGGACGCGGCCGGGGGCCGCACCTTCTCCGTCGACAACCCGGCCACCGGCGAGAGCCTGTGCGAGGTCGCCGACGCCGGCCCCGACGACGGCCGGCGCGCCGCGGAGGCCGCCGCGGCCGCACAGGAGTCATGGGCCGCCACCGCGCCCCGCGCCCGCAGCGAGATCCTGCGCCGCGCCTACGAGATCATCATCGCCCGCACCGACGACCTCGCCCTCCTCATGACCCTGGAGATGGGCAAGCCCCTGGCGGAGGCGCGCGGCGAGGTCACGTACGCCGCGGAGTTCTTCCGCTGGTTCTCGGAGGAGGCCGTGCGGATCGAGGGCGGATTCGCGCCCTCGCCCGACGGCCGCAGCCGCCACCTGATCATGCGCCGGCCGGTCGGTCCCTGTCTGCTCGTCACCCCTTGGAACTTCCCGCTCGCCATGGGCACCCGCAAGATCGGCCCGGCCGTCGCCGCGGGCTGCACCATGGTCCTCAAGCCCGCGCCGCAGACACCTCTGTGCACCCTGGCCCTGGCGGGGATCCTCACCGAGGCGGGCCTGCCCGACGGTGTCCTGAACGTCGTCACGACCACGGACGCCGGCGCGCTCGTCGAACCGCTGCTGCGGGGCGGAATCATCCGCAAGCTGTCCTTCACCGGGTCCACCCAGGTCGGCCGGATCCTCCTGGCCCAGTGCGCCGACACCGTCGTCCGCACCTCGATGGAGCTCGGCGGGAACGCGCCGCTCATCGTCTTCGACGACGCGGACCTCGACACGGCCGTCGAGGGCGCCATGGTGGCGAAGATGCGCAACATGGGAGAGGCGTGCACGGCCGCGAACCGCATCTTCGTGCACAGCTCGGTCGCCGACGAGTTCGCCTCCCGGCTCGCCGCGCGCATGAGCGCCCTCACCGTGGGCCCCGGCACCGAACCCGGGACGAACGTCGGGCCGCTCATCGACGCGGCCGGCCGCGACAAGGTCGACCGGCTCGTACGCGACGCGGTGGACCGCGGCGCGAAAGTCCTCACCGGCGGCGAACTCCCCGGCGGGGAAGGCTACTTCTACCCGCCGACCGTCCTCGTGCGGGTGCCGCGCGACGCCGGTCTCACCGGGACCGAGATCTTCGGACCTGTCGCCGCCCTGTCCACGTTCGACGACGAGGACGACGTGGTACGCGCCGCCAACGACACGGAATGGGGCCTCGTCAGCTACCTCTTCACCCGCGATCTCGACCGGGCGCTGCGGGTCGGGGAGCGCCTGGAGACGGGCATGGTCGGCCTCAACACGGGCCTCGTCTCCAACCCGGCGGCCCCCTTCGGCGGCGTCAAGCAGTCCGGCATCGGCCGGGAGGGAGGCAGGGTCGGCATCGACGAGTTCCTCGAGTACAAGTACCTGGCGATCCCGGCGCCGGGACAGTGA
- a CDS encoding GNAT family N-acetyltransferase, producing MTRPDPHTSGDHRTPGTPEVPERLDITRATLDDWAVISGWAAEEGWNPGLADARSFFAQDPDGFFIGRVDGEPVSAISVVNYGDDYAFLGFYLVRPDLRGRGYGIATWKAGLAHAGGRTVGLDGVPAQQDNYRKSGFEPAHKTVRYAGVPQAPRPAPDLAPGTVIPVADAGGLKSIALYDSACYPAERPRFLASWLAGDGHRALARVVDGRVTGYGVIRPGRETFRVGPLFADTPQDARALFDALIAAVGRAPVAVDVPESNAPAVALAEAYGLTPGFATARMYTGPVRPFAQERVFGVTTLELG from the coding sequence ATGACGCGACCGGACCCCCACACCTCCGGCGACCACCGGACCCCCGGCACCCCCGAGGTGCCCGAGCGGCTCGACATCACCCGGGCCACGCTCGACGACTGGGCCGTCATCAGCGGCTGGGCGGCGGAAGAGGGCTGGAACCCGGGCCTCGCCGACGCCCGCAGCTTCTTCGCCCAGGATCCGGACGGCTTCTTCATCGGCCGGGTCGACGGCGAGCCGGTCTCCGCGATCTCCGTGGTCAACTACGGCGACGACTACGCCTTCCTCGGCTTCTACCTCGTACGGCCCGACCTGCGCGGCCGCGGCTACGGCATCGCCACCTGGAAGGCGGGCCTCGCGCACGCGGGCGGCAGGACGGTCGGCCTCGACGGCGTCCCCGCCCAGCAGGACAACTACCGCAAGTCCGGCTTCGAGCCGGCCCACAAGACCGTCCGCTACGCGGGCGTGCCGCAGGCCCCGCGCCCGGCCCCCGACCTCGCGCCCGGCACCGTCATCCCCGTCGCCGACGCGGGCGGCCTCAAGTCCATCGCCTTGTACGACAGCGCCTGTTACCCCGCGGAGCGCCCCCGCTTCCTCGCCTCCTGGCTCGCCGGGGACGGGCACCGCGCCCTCGCCCGCGTCGTCGACGGCCGCGTCACCGGCTACGGCGTCATCCGCCCGGGTCGCGAGACCTTCCGTGTCGGCCCCCTGTTCGCGGACACGCCGCAGGACGCCCGCGCACTGTTCGACGCCCTGATCGCCGCGGTCGGCCGGGCCCCGGTCGCCGTGGACGTGCCCGAATCCAACGCCCCCGCCGTGGCACTCGCCGAGGCGTACGGCCTGACCCCCGGTTTCGCCACGGCCCGCATGTACACCGGCCCCGTGCGGCCGTTCGCCCAGGAAAGGGTCTTCGGCGTCACCACCCTCGAACTGGGCTGA
- a CDS encoding YceI family protein yields MPLALFRRSRSGRDPRGAGLVHPVPHGAGAFHCEVADPMGQPMSGADVTVTRVGNGRVVAKVVSDPYGLVFLTLPPGRYGVMIAADGLQPHQQTVDVVAGETLPLTSVQLHMGRPPELPQPGTWLFDPPHTAIRFIAKHVGMAHVHGRFTRFDGGIQVANDMADSRVEVRIDAASITTGNKTRDNHLRSADFLDVERYPYIHFSSDRFLYRGGTKWTIQGALTMHGVSRTVELDTGYLGMVNGGYAEELRCAALATAELHREDYTLDWRSMLARGIAVVGPTVKLELDIQAMYHSHDTPTPPE; encoded by the coding sequence ATGCCCCTCGCGCTGTTCAGGAGGAGCCGGTCCGGACGTGACCCGCGCGGGGCAGGACTGGTGCACCCCGTGCCGCACGGCGCCGGCGCCTTCCACTGCGAGGTGGCCGACCCCATGGGGCAGCCGATGTCGGGGGCGGACGTCACCGTGACGCGGGTCGGCAACGGCCGCGTCGTGGCGAAGGTGGTCAGCGACCCGTACGGCCTCGTCTTCCTCACGCTGCCGCCCGGCCGCTACGGCGTCATGATCGCGGCCGACGGACTCCAGCCCCACCAGCAGACGGTCGACGTCGTCGCCGGTGAGACGCTCCCGCTGACCTCGGTGCAGCTGCACATGGGGCGCCCGCCGGAGCTGCCGCAGCCCGGCACCTGGCTGTTCGACCCGCCGCACACCGCGATCCGGTTCATCGCCAAGCACGTCGGCATGGCGCACGTCCACGGCCGGTTCACCCGCTTCGACGGCGGCATCCAGGTCGCGAACGACATGGCGGACTCGCGGGTCGAGGTGCGGATCGACGCGGCGAGCATCACGACGGGCAACAAGACCCGGGACAACCACCTGCGTTCGGCCGACTTCCTCGATGTCGAGCGCTACCCGTACATCCACTTCTCCTCCGACCGCTTCCTGTACCGCGGTGGCACCAAGTGGACGATCCAGGGCGCGCTGACCATGCACGGCGTCAGCCGCACGGTGGAACTGGACACCGGCTATCTCGGCATGGTCAACGGCGGTTACGCGGAGGAGCTGCGCTGCGCGGCCCTCGCCACGGCCGAACTCCACCGGGAGGACTACACCCTTGACTGGCGGAGCATGCTGGCCCGCGGCATCGCCGTGGTCGGTCCCACGGTGAAGCTGGAGCTCGACATCCAGGCGATGTACCACAGCCACGACACACCGACGCCGCCGGAGTAG
- a CDS encoding metallophosphoesterase family protein: MDRRSFMATTGRATLAGGALAATGTLASAPAADAAPAAGPAAQRHGDGGTVRFNIISDIQGDLTDFGKALDDLHSVNPRSAGLGIAGDITPRGYDFEYAAVRQTLDKHPHPKNVAWAIGNHEFYVPKYSDPNTLAQATWPNGTTEDSLFRSFYTFAQRGKVYSETSFGGVPVLSLGTERYSHYHDAKLWDEVWISDEQFAWLEDRLAHWARRRRPVMVLTHHPLPNTVSGTHNKLYMSDYLQPDRLLSILGRHKDVFLFSGHTHWDLNLSDWVVRRVVPGTGNLEGFTVVNTAAVQVGWMDDGKGGEVSLGGAFNQGLQIEVGPHSVVIKARDFTTGTWLKQLTVPLHTSG; the protein is encoded by the coding sequence ATGGATCGCAGATCGTTCATGGCCACGACCGGGCGCGCGACGCTCGCGGGCGGCGCGCTCGCCGCGACCGGCACCCTCGCCTCCGCGCCCGCGGCCGACGCGGCACCCGCCGCCGGGCCCGCGGCCCAGCGCCACGGAGACGGCGGGACCGTACGGTTCAACATCATCAGCGACATCCAGGGCGACCTGACGGACTTCGGCAAGGCGCTCGACGACCTGCACTCGGTCAACCCCCGCAGCGCGGGCCTCGGCATAGCCGGCGACATCACCCCGCGCGGCTACGACTTCGAGTACGCGGCCGTCCGCCAGACCCTGGACAAGCACCCGCACCCCAAGAACGTGGCGTGGGCCATCGGCAACCACGAGTTCTACGTGCCGAAGTACAGCGACCCGAACACCCTCGCCCAGGCGACCTGGCCCAACGGCACCACCGAGGACTCCCTCTTCCGCAGCTTCTACACGTTCGCGCAGCGGGGCAAGGTCTACTCGGAGACCTCGTTCGGCGGCGTGCCGGTCCTCAGCCTCGGCACCGAGCGCTACTCCCACTACCACGACGCCAAGCTGTGGGACGAGGTGTGGATCAGCGACGAGCAGTTCGCGTGGCTCGAGGACCGGCTCGCCCACTGGGCGCGCCGCCGCCGTCCCGTCATGGTCCTGACCCACCACCCGCTGCCCAACACCGTGTCGGGCACACACAACAAGCTCTACATGAGCGACTACCTCCAGCCCGACCGGCTCCTGTCGATCCTGGGCCGCCACAAGGACGTGTTCCTGTTCTCCGGGCACACCCACTGGGACCTCAACCTGTCCGACTGGGTGGTGCGCCGCGTCGTCCCCGGCACCGGCAACCTCGAAGGGTTCACCGTCGTCAACACCGCCGCCGTGCAGGTCGGCTGGATGGACGACGGCAAGGGCGGCGAGGTCTCGCTCGGCGGCGCCTTCAACCAGGGCCTCCAGATCGAGGTGGGCCCCCACTCGGTCGTCATCAAGGCGCGTGACTTCACCACCGGCACGTGGCTGAAGCAGCTGACGGTACCGCTGCACACCTCCGGCTGA